From the genome of Candidatus Fermentibacter sp., one region includes:
- a CDS encoding lysylphosphatidylglycerol synthase transmembrane domain-containing protein: MSRRRILLQLAAGLAIAVTALWLTYRSLDLDGLSGVLAGADWAALLLVLPFLALSYVFRIMQWQVLLSPIRRVGFSCAAPPLLAGFMVNSIMPARLGEFVRALLLSRRTGVPRASSLATVALSRVFDGLTLTAMSLGAVAAFWDTLDSPIRSGLMLAGAGYVALLAFVVALWVWRGRACSLAVRPLRAAGFARAADGLERILMSFAEGLAVLRSLRELAAVAALAVLVWASLALSAAPVFLALSLPFRWYYPVLVLILAAFGMLVPTPAGTGTVHAALTAVMPALTVLSTPQAGALALVFHASQFLPIIAAGIVAALHEGLRARDVVESGSDTGPPGH; the protein is encoded by the coding sequence TTGAGCCGCAGGCGGATCCTGCTCCAGCTCGCCGCCGGGCTGGCGATCGCCGTCACGGCTCTCTGGCTGACATACCGGAGCCTCGATCTGGATGGCCTGTCAGGCGTACTCGCCGGCGCCGACTGGGCCGCCCTCCTTCTGGTGCTGCCCTTCCTCGCGCTCAGCTACGTCTTCAGGATCATGCAGTGGCAGGTGCTCCTGTCTCCCATCCGCAGGGTGGGGTTCTCGTGCGCCGCCCCTCCGCTGCTGGCGGGATTCATGGTCAATTCGATCATGCCCGCGCGCCTGGGCGAGTTCGTCAGGGCGCTCCTGCTGTCCAGGCGCACCGGCGTGCCGCGCGCCTCGTCGCTCGCCACCGTGGCGCTGAGCAGGGTCTTCGACGGGCTGACGCTCACGGCCATGAGCCTGGGAGCCGTGGCCGCGTTCTGGGACACGCTCGATTCCCCCATAAGGAGCGGGCTGATGCTGGCCGGAGCGGGATACGTCGCCCTGCTCGCCTTCGTGGTCGCACTGTGGGTGTGGCGGGGCAGGGCCTGCTCCCTTGCGGTCAGGCCCCTGCGGGCCGCCGGCTTCGCGAGGGCTGCCGACGGCCTGGAGAGGATCCTGATGTCGTTCGCCGAGGGGCTGGCAGTCCTCCGCAGCCTGAGGGAGCTGGCGGCGGTGGCGGCCCTTGCCGTGCTGGTGTGGGCATCCCTGGCCCTGTCGGCCGCTCCGGTGTTCCTCGCCCTCTCCCTGCCGTTCCGCTGGTACTACCCCGTACTGGTGCTGATACTGGCCGCCTTCGGGATGCTCGTCCCCACACCGGCAGGCACCGGCACGGTGCACGCGGCGCTCACGGCCGTCATGCCGGCCCTGACGGTCCTGTCTACCCCGCAGGCCGGAGCGCTCGCACTGGTGTTCCATGCCTCGCAGTTCCTCCCGATCATCGCGGCAGGCATCGTCGCCGCCCTGCACGAAGGGCTCAGGGCGCGCGACGTGGTGGAATCCGGGTCCGACACCGGTCCGCCTGGCCACTGA
- a CDS encoding zinc ribbon domain-containing protein, translating to MPTYDYECESCGHRYERFQSMTDEPERVCPECGCAVRRLIGSGAGIIFKGAGFYATDYRKGSCPEGRGACESAKPSPDDSGHTCSGSCCCK from the coding sequence ATGCCCACGTACGATTACGAGTGCGAATCCTGCGGCCACAGGTACGAGAGGTTCCAGAGCATGACCGACGAGCCCGAGCGCGTCTGCCCCGAATGCGGGTGCGCGGTGCGCAGGCTCATCGGCAGCGGAGCGGGCATCATCTTCAAGGGTGCCGGCTTCTACGCGACCGACTATCGGAAGGGATCCTGCCCCGAGGGAAGGGGCGCGTGCGAATCCGCCAAGCCCTCCCCGGACGACTCCGGGCACACCTGCTCGGGTTCGTGCTGCTGCAAGTAG
- a CDS encoding ABC transporter substrate-binding protein, which translates to MLLQVVRGSKRERPSGIRRSLAAAALVSAALAAVSCGGGGADSGGVVTVTFWHAMGGPLGDVLEDTLIAEFNETHPGIEVVPVAMGNYRALSQKIMASVMADDTPSIAQAYETWTAQLVRGGAIVPMDSLMALDPFFTDSIWPDVYEVFREDNTFDGRVFSLPFNKSVPMIYYNADLFDSLGLSPAATLDGHRALLEALCLDGNSDGDLLDGEDRWGTAFTGSVWTFECLLSQHGGSLLDSTGSSVTFDSPEGEAALGYLQTLLHEDGSAYLATGFDHQRQFANGRVALIEASVTSLAFLEQDMQSRAENGLPTFRIGVAPLPAGARRSVFIAGTNVVIFRSGDPREVSASWEFAKWFLEPRQQARWFAGSGYLPAVRSALEEPEALARIVAHPGLDAVIGQLDYAIFEPQTSAWYEGREFLSEAIEIALYGRMTAGEALSRAAALTDAEISAGR; encoded by the coding sequence GTGCTGCTGCAAGTAGTACGCGGATCGAAGCGGGAGCGGCCTTCCGGCATCCGCCGGAGCCTGGCCGCGGCTGCGCTCGTGTCCGCGGCCCTGGCCGCGGTCTCCTGCGGAGGTGGCGGCGCTGACAGCGGCGGTGTCGTCACGGTGACATTCTGGCATGCCATGGGCGGCCCCCTGGGGGATGTCCTCGAGGACACGCTCATAGCCGAGTTCAACGAGACCCATCCCGGCATCGAGGTCGTGCCCGTGGCGATGGGGAACTACAGGGCGCTCAGCCAGAAGATCATGGCGAGCGTGATGGCGGACGACACCCCCTCCATCGCGCAGGCCTACGAGACATGGACCGCCCAGCTCGTCAGGGGCGGGGCGATAGTCCCGATGGACTCGCTGATGGCCCTCGACCCCTTCTTCACCGACAGCATCTGGCCGGACGTCTACGAGGTCTTCAGGGAGGACAACACGTTCGACGGGCGGGTCTTCAGCCTGCCCTTCAACAAGAGCGTGCCCATGATCTACTACAACGCAGACCTGTTCGACTCGCTGGGTCTTTCCCCGGCGGCCACCCTGGACGGCCACAGGGCTCTCCTCGAGGCGCTCTGCCTCGACGGCAACTCCGACGGGGACCTCCTCGACGGGGAGGACCGCTGGGGCACCGCCTTCACGGGCAGCGTCTGGACGTTCGAGTGCCTCCTGTCCCAGCACGGAGGCAGTCTGCTCGATTCAACCGGCTCTTCCGTCACCTTCGACTCTCCCGAGGGCGAGGCGGCCCTGGGCTACCTCCAGACCCTCCTCCACGAGGACGGTTCCGCCTATCTCGCCACCGGGTTCGACCACCAGCGCCAGTTCGCGAACGGGCGGGTGGCGCTCATCGAGGCGTCGGTGACGTCGCTGGCCTTCCTCGAGCAGGACATGCAGAGCCGCGCCGAGAACGGCCTGCCGACATTCAGGATCGGCGTCGCCCCCCTTCCGGCCGGTGCGAGGCGCTCGGTCTTCATAGCCGGGACGAACGTAGTGATCTTCAGGTCGGGCGATCCACGCGAGGTGTCGGCCTCCTGGGAGTTCGCCAAGTGGTTCCTCGAGCCGCGGCAGCAGGCCCGGTGGTTCGCCGGCAGCGGCTATCTGCCCGCGGTGCGCAGCGCCCTCGAAGAGCCCGAGGCACTGGCCCGCATCGTGGCCCACCCGGGCCTGGACGCTGTCATAGGCCAGCTCGATTACGCGATATTCGAACCGCAGACATCGGCCTGGTACGAGGGGAGGGAGTTCCTCTCCGAGGCCATCGAGATAGCATTGTACGGAAGGATGACGGCAGGCGAGGCCCTGTCGAGGGCCGCGGCCCTGACGGACGCCGAGATCTCCGCCGGCAGATGA
- a CDS encoding helix-hairpin-helix domain-containing protein — protein MLSSAILLGLAAIALPALDLNSASLEELRALPGITDEQAGALYGYILETGGLGDIYDVMEVPGFTASDLAWLKDNSVVVPPPPGRISPAVLDVMERLAVEDGPGDAAVALWEDLLIRPMPANELTTWDLRKLEGVSLVDAAAVEGRLATLGPVSSVTSFRGTDNLTYYGFRNMRDFVSVRELDLSSMEPFGSVRVAVDAGSGSWYDEEGLEAGLDELGGALADFESGGRGYSGWGIDSLALYERISAEREELMGARHVTGSEETVRVGMGDRLRTGVRLSRGAGSTAGHGLFSGMDLGGAEDTWDVAKGFASLQYLGPVRQVILGNYRLSLGQGLMVDNTDEFMSRTMYRPWGLNPDLTSTRQFAFTGGAAEVRAGRFTGFGFFSSAPRDAILNSDGTPNSLVLAKWRTSDMADAVRETTAGGYGIVDLGGVLPYGTAFGAGAMSIAWDDSLAPDPAEIDIPGDAEPFICSEYSAMPSGDGMSVFSISGQTVLGPMSLEGEAALQDEDATAFLASARWQNDWFYLLGAWRRYGLGYTNPYNRGFAEQGRFDDTTFEKPYYLNDPLMWQMADWPVPKPEEGLYIESRFQISRQIVVPRVYLDVWRSIPWGFENCRFQGEVEYRPVFPVRFRLKYKYQDKTKMQDIVPTNSVTHEVTLRTFILPAGNDFFEVSLRAGAVELTPNPRYDDDRLMAGGFISARWEHRFTEDFSVLGGTTLWTTDGMSQWEFEDTGIDFLDGRGSKVYLTIKQTVSDFLQLRLRILRKDTYFPRTGLYRPDPDDQYYYEGDGSSLVRDFGDHRAGYGINCQLDFRW, from the coding sequence ATGCTTTCTAGCGCGATCCTGCTCGGCCTGGCCGCGATCGCCCTCCCGGCCCTCGACCTCAACTCGGCCTCCCTCGAGGAGCTCCGGGCCCTCCCCGGGATAACCGACGAACAGGCCGGGGCCCTCTACGGCTACATCCTCGAAACCGGCGGGCTGGGAGACATATACGACGTCATGGAGGTGCCGGGATTCACGGCTTCCGATCTGGCCTGGCTGAAGGACAACTCGGTCGTCGTGCCGCCCCCTCCGGGCCGGATCAGCCCCGCGGTGCTGGACGTGATGGAGCGCCTGGCGGTCGAGGACGGCCCGGGCGACGCCGCGGTCGCCCTCTGGGAGGATCTCCTGATCAGGCCCATGCCCGCCAACGAGCTCACGACGTGGGACCTCAGGAAGCTCGAAGGCGTCAGCCTGGTCGATGCGGCCGCGGTCGAGGGCAGGCTGGCCACCCTAGGGCCCGTGTCGAGCGTGACGTCGTTCAGGGGCACCGACAACCTGACCTACTACGGCTTCCGCAACATGCGCGACTTCGTCTCGGTACGGGAACTCGACCTCAGCAGCATGGAGCCGTTCGGCTCAGTCCGGGTCGCGGTCGATGCGGGATCGGGGAGCTGGTACGACGAGGAGGGGCTGGAGGCCGGCCTCGACGAACTTGGCGGCGCCCTCGCCGACTTCGAGTCGGGGGGCCGCGGCTACTCCGGCTGGGGGATCGACAGCCTCGCCCTCTACGAGAGGATTTCCGCCGAGCGCGAGGAGCTGATGGGCGCCAGGCACGTGACCGGCAGCGAGGAGACCGTCCGGGTCGGCATGGGCGACCGTCTCAGGACGGGGGTCCGCCTCTCCAGGGGCGCCGGCTCGACCGCCGGGCACGGGCTCTTCTCCGGCATGGATCTGGGCGGCGCCGAGGACACCTGGGACGTGGCCAAGGGGTTCGCATCCCTCCAGTACCTCGGGCCCGTGCGGCAGGTGATCCTGGGCAACTACAGGCTCTCCCTGGGCCAGGGCCTGATGGTGGACAACACGGACGAGTTCATGAGCAGGACCATGTACCGGCCCTGGGGCCTCAACCCCGACCTGACCTCCACCAGGCAGTTCGCCTTCACCGGAGGAGCTGCCGAGGTGAGGGCGGGCAGGTTCACGGGCTTCGGCTTCTTCTCCAGCGCGCCCCGCGACGCGATACTCAACTCCGACGGCACCCCGAACTCGCTCGTCCTGGCGAAGTGGCGCACGTCGGACATGGCTGATGCCGTGAGGGAGACCACGGCGGGCGGATACGGCATCGTCGACCTCGGAGGGGTCCTGCCGTACGGCACCGCCTTCGGGGCCGGGGCGATGTCCATCGCGTGGGACGACTCCCTCGCCCCCGATCCCGCCGAGATCGACATCCCGGGCGACGCCGAACCGTTCATCTGCTCCGAGTACTCGGCCATGCCCTCGGGCGACGGCATGAGCGTATTCTCCATCAGCGGGCAGACCGTCCTGGGACCGATGTCGCTCGAGGGCGAGGCAGCCCTGCAGGACGAGGACGCAACGGCCTTCCTCGCCAGCGCGCGCTGGCAGAACGACTGGTTCTACCTGCTCGGGGCCTGGCGCAGGTACGGGCTCGGCTACACGAACCCGTACAACAGGGGGTTCGCCGAACAGGGCAGGTTCGACGACACCACGTTCGAGAAGCCCTACTACCTGAACGATCCCCTGATGTGGCAGATGGCGGACTGGCCGGTGCCCAAGCCTGAGGAGGGCCTGTACATCGAATCCAGGTTCCAGATCAGCCGCCAGATCGTCGTCCCCCGCGTCTATCTCGACGTCTGGAGGTCCATCCCCTGGGGGTTCGAGAACTGCAGGTTCCAGGGCGAGGTCGAGTACAGGCCGGTCTTCCCGGTGAGGTTCAGGCTGAAGTACAAGTACCAGGACAAGACCAAGATGCAGGACATCGTCCCCACGAACTCGGTGACGCACGAGGTCACCCTGCGCACGTTCATACTGCCTGCGGGGAACGACTTCTTCGAGGTGTCGCTCAGGGCCGGGGCGGTCGAACTGACGCCCAACCCGAGGTACGACGACGACCGACTGATGGCCGGGGGCTTCATAAGCGCCCGCTGGGAGCACCGCTTCACCGAGGACTTCTCGGTGCTGGGCGGCACCACCCTCTGGACGACGGACGGCATGAGCCAGTGGGAGTTCGAGGACACCGGGATAGACTTCCTGGACGGACGGGGCTCCAAGGTGTACCTGACGATAAAGCAGACCGTATCGGACTTCCTGCAGCTCCGCCTGAGGATACTCCGGAAGGACACGTACTTCCCGCGGACCGGGCTCTACAGGCCGGACCCGGACGACCAGTACTACTACGAGGGGGACGGCTCCTCGCTGGTGAGGGACTTCGGCGACCACAGGGCGGGCTACGGGATCAACTGCCAGCTGGACTTCCGCTGGTAG
- a CDS encoding bifunctional UDP-sugar hydrolase/5'-nucleotidase → MRARGSAAIPLLLLAAAAGARVFSLDIMHTNDVHGGITPRDATFLNPDFPPLIGGGAWLLSYVESVRAEREAAGGYCLLVDAGDVYQGTPVGNYDTGASVIEWMNYAGYEAMTLGNHDFDDGVANALALARDADFPVLGCNFVSQEDGAIPGPVEPWIMLEYEGVEIALIGLCTTDTWGLVDPALLEGYAFLPEQEAVERRIGEATARGADLVFLLSHLGQPSDPERYVERVVDSLEAGAGFEKDFALNNAELSTLIPGIDLIISGHTHYGLRTPWINPYTHTIVIQGYANGTGISHLRLWIDSEAGEVVGWECPAGEALVNLLHDEFQPDTTAGALIEDFRMVAESGLDMVIAEASEEIMRGGAEHPMGRLVADAMLAATGADVALMNRGGIRASIPRGPVTPRIVYEAIPFEEELYLVQLSGADLLRVLETGMQGRRRDMEPAGFTAVRNQSLPDGSKIESLEIAGVPVDPSATYSLVTTGYLAQGNVGYDLLREFEAVPAGVTLFDAVTEHIRVLGTIESDDAPRVVWTE, encoded by the coding sequence ATGAGGGCGCGCGGCTCGGCGGCCATCCCGCTGCTGCTGCTGGCGGCGGCGGCCGGCGCCAGGGTCTTCTCCCTGGACATCATGCACACCAACGACGTCCACGGAGGCATCACGCCCCGCGACGCCACCTTCCTCAATCCCGACTTCCCGCCCCTCATAGGAGGCGGAGCCTGGCTCCTCTCGTACGTGGAGTCGGTCAGGGCCGAGAGGGAGGCCGCCGGCGGCTACTGCCTCCTCGTCGACGCCGGAGACGTCTATCAGGGCACTCCCGTCGGGAACTACGACACCGGCGCGAGCGTGATCGAGTGGATGAACTACGCCGGCTACGAGGCGATGACACTCGGCAACCACGACTTCGACGACGGTGTCGCGAACGCCCTGGCGCTCGCCCGGGACGCGGACTTCCCCGTGCTGGGGTGCAACTTCGTGTCCCAGGAGGACGGGGCCATCCCCGGTCCCGTCGAGCCCTGGATCATGCTCGAGTACGAGGGCGTCGAGATCGCCCTGATCGGGCTGTGCACCACGGATACCTGGGGCCTGGTGGACCCCGCGCTCCTCGAGGGCTACGCCTTCCTGCCGGAACAGGAGGCGGTCGAACGCCGGATCGGGGAAGCCACAGCCCGGGGAGCCGACCTGGTGTTCCTGCTCTCCCACCTCGGCCAGCCCTCGGATCCCGAACGCTACGTCGAGCGTGTCGTCGACTCCCTGGAGGCCGGGGCCGGCTTCGAGAAGGACTTCGCGCTCAACAACGCCGAGCTCTCGACCCTCATCCCGGGGATCGACCTGATCATCTCGGGGCACACGCACTACGGCCTCAGGACCCCCTGGATCAATCCCTACACCCACACGATCGTCATCCAGGGATACGCCAACGGCACGGGGATCTCCCACCTCCGCCTCTGGATCGACTCCGAGGCGGGCGAGGTGGTGGGATGGGAGTGCCCTGCGGGCGAGGCGCTCGTGAACCTGCTCCACGACGAGTTCCAGCCCGACACGACGGCCGGTGCCCTCATCGAGGACTTCAGGATGGTCGCCGAATCGGGTCTCGACATGGTGATCGCAGAGGCCTCGGAGGAGATAATGCGGGGCGGGGCGGAGCACCCCATGGGCAGGCTCGTGGCGGACGCCATGCTGGCGGCCACGGGCGCCGACGTGGCGCTCATGAACAGGGGAGGGATACGGGCCTCGATCCCGCGCGGTCCCGTGACCCCCCGGATCGTCTACGAGGCCATCCCCTTCGAGGAGGAACTGTACCTCGTGCAGCTCTCCGGGGCCGACCTGCTGCGGGTGCTGGAGACCGGCATGCAGGGGCGCCGCAGGGACATGGAGCCGGCCGGGTTCACGGCGGTGCGAAACCAGTCCCTGCCGGACGGCTCCAAGATCGAATCCCTCGAGATCGCCGGGGTGCCCGTCGATCCGTCCGCGACATACAGCCTGGTCACCACCGGGTATCTCGCCCAGGGCAACGTCGGCTACGACCTGCTCAGGGAGTTCGAGGCCGTGCCGGCGGGCGTCACGCTGTTCGACGCCGTGACGGAACACATCCGGGTTCTCGGCACGATCGAGAGCGACGATGCGCCGAGGGTGGTCTGGACGGAATGA
- a CDS encoding FAD-dependent oxidoreductase produces MKPISPGDTAVVLGAGLAGLSAADTLASRGIRVVVLEKSPCVGGLAATRRKEGFRFDLGPHRFHTKNAALQERMRSLVGGDLLELERLSRIRLLDRYFLYPLSLGDVLRRMPLHRGAAMLASYAAARLRVAAGGSRDDSFESWVVNRFGRALYDVYFGPYTAKLWGMDPKDLSPDWASQRISVPDLWGLVKETISPGEDRARSLVSLFSYPRGGIGRIADALAERVRASGGEVLLSTGPGSITRTGRGFSVGTAGGGIEASGIVNTIPVTEYAALMGDLLPQQAVEASRSLRFRAIVYVVLKVARRPAARDHWIYTPEDGYGFNRLSIAENFDPGASDSGAQVVFEYTCSEGDAVWRGEGDLARECAEGGARLGLFDRGDVTGSTVERQPHAYPVYAHGYAEASGAVLDALDRLPGSVTCGRQGLFRYNNMDHSMEMGELAALELLGEGSVRERFDWSTGTWADG; encoded by the coding sequence ATGAAGCCCATCTCACCCGGCGACACCGCCGTAGTGCTGGGCGCCGGTCTGGCCGGGCTCAGCGCGGCCGACACGCTGGCCTCCCGCGGCATCCGCGTGGTCGTGCTGGAGAAGTCCCCCTGCGTCGGCGGCCTGGCTGCAACCCGCAGGAAGGAGGGCTTCCGCTTCGACCTCGGCCCCCACCGCTTCCACACGAAGAACGCCGCCCTGCAGGAGAGGATGCGCTCCCTCGTGGGCGGGGACCTGCTCGAACTCGAGAGGCTCAGCAGGATCAGGCTGCTCGACAGGTACTTCCTGTACCCTCTCAGCCTGGGCGACGTCCTCCGGAGGATGCCGCTCCACAGGGGCGCGGCGATGCTCGCGAGCTATGCGGCCGCGAGGCTCCGGGTGGCGGCAGGCGGCTCCAGGGACGACAGCTTCGAGAGCTGGGTGGTCAACAGGTTCGGGAGGGCTCTTTACGACGTCTACTTCGGCCCCTACACCGCCAAGCTGTGGGGCATGGACCCGAAGGACCTCTCGCCGGACTGGGCGAGCCAGCGGATCTCCGTACCCGATCTCTGGGGCCTCGTGAAGGAGACGATCTCGCCTGGCGAGGACAGGGCCAGGAGTCTGGTCAGCCTCTTCAGCTACCCGAGGGGGGGCATCGGCAGGATCGCCGACGCCCTGGCCGAAAGGGTCCGCGCTTCCGGCGGCGAGGTCCTCCTGTCGACCGGGCCCGGGTCGATCACGCGGACGGGGCGCGGGTTCTCCGTAGGCACAGCCGGAGGCGGCATAGAGGCCTCCGGCATCGTCAACACGATCCCGGTGACCGAGTATGCGGCACTCATGGGAGATCTCCTGCCGCAGCAGGCGGTCGAGGCATCCCGGAGCCTCCGCTTCAGGGCGATCGTGTACGTGGTGCTGAAGGTGGCCCGGAGGCCCGCGGCCCGTGACCACTGGATCTACACCCCAGAGGACGGGTACGGCTTCAACAGGCTCTCGATCGCCGAGAACTTCGATCCGGGTGCGAGCGACTCGGGCGCCCAGGTGGTGTTCGAGTACACCTGCAGCGAGGGCGACGCGGTCTGGCGCGGCGAGGGCGACCTGGCCCGGGAGTGCGCCGAGGGCGGGGCCCGGCTCGGGCTGTTCGACAGGGGCGACGTCACCGGGTCGACGGTCGAGAGGCAGCCCCACGCCTATCCCGTCTACGCGCACGGCTACGCCGAGGCATCCGGGGCCGTGCTCGACGCGCTCGACAGGCTGCCGGGGTCGGTGACGTGCGGCAGACAGGGCCTGTTCCGCTACAACAACATGGACCACTCGATGGAGATGGGGGAGCTGGCCGCCCTGGAACTGCTGGGCGAGGGTTCCGTCAGGGAGCGCTTCGACTGGAGCACCGGCACCTGGGCGGACGGCTGA
- a CDS encoding DUF2085 domain-containing protein: protein MAAASLVHPLLTRDPAVRLGSLLATTCHRILERCIPLPWGTSGLCARCTAFWAGMALAAALFRSPLRGIPFPVRVAMILPMAADGSMQLAGLYESTLLLRISTGILAGAGVSLLLLDAADLVLKGRDGARRRRGSGRRPGG from the coding sequence ATGGCAGCGGCATCCCTGGTCCATCCGCTGCTCACGAGGGATCCGGCCGTGCGGCTCGGGAGCCTTCTCGCCACCACGTGCCACCGCATCCTGGAACGATGCATCCCGCTGCCCTGGGGTACGAGCGGGCTGTGCGCGCGGTGCACCGCCTTCTGGGCCGGCATGGCCCTCGCGGCGGCTCTCTTCCGGAGCCCGCTCCGCGGCATCCCGTTCCCGGTCAGGGTCGCCATGATCCTCCCGATGGCGGCCGACGGCTCCATGCAGCTCGCCGGTCTGTACGAGAGCACGCTTCTCCTGCGCATCTCGACGGGCATCCTGGCGGGGGCGGGCGTATCGCTGCTTCTGCTGGATGCGGCGGACCTCGTCCTGAAGGGACGGGACGGAGCACGCCGTCGGAGGGGGTCCGGCCGGCGCCCCGGGGGTTGA
- a CDS encoding cyclic 2,3-diphosphoglycerate synthase: MAKTRVLILGAAGRDFHNFNTVYRDNADFEVVAFTATQIPDIDDRKYPAQLAGSLYPQGIPIVPEDELESLIAEKSVELCVLAYSDLSDNTVMALASRCNAAGADFTMLGVRRTMVASTKPVIAVTAVRTGCGKSQTTRRVAEVLKAAGKKVVAIRHPMPYGDLVAQKVQRFATIEDLKKHKCTIEEMEEYEPHIARGVIVYAGVDYEAILREAEKEADVILWDGGNNDTSFYRPDLTITVVDPHRPGDEISYYPGQTNLRLADVIVINKIDSAYPEDVNEVRGNCREANPRATIIEAASPVSVANPNLILGRRVLVVEDGPTLTHGDMEYGAGFVAAERFGAESLVDPRQFAVGSIAETYEKYYYDREETNVLPAMGYGDAQMKDLEETIRRCDCDSVIIATPIDLARVIRIDKPSVRVTYDLQEIGRPDIADVLKAFTGVK, encoded by the coding sequence ATGGCTAAGACGCGGGTGCTCATCCTCGGAGCCGCAGGGCGCGACTTCCACAACTTCAACACCGTCTATCGCGACAACGCGGACTTCGAGGTAGTGGCGTTCACGGCCACCCAGATCCCGGACATCGACGACAGGAAGTACCCGGCGCAGCTCGCCGGATCGCTCTATCCCCAGGGCATCCCCATCGTCCCGGAGGACGAGCTCGAGTCGCTGATCGCCGAGAAGTCCGTGGAACTCTGCGTGCTCGCCTACAGCGACCTCTCCGACAACACCGTCATGGCCCTCGCCAGCCGCTGCAACGCCGCCGGCGCCGACTTCACCATGCTGGGCGTCAGGAGGACAATGGTCGCGAGCACGAAGCCCGTCATCGCCGTCACGGCCGTCAGGACGGGCTGCGGCAAGAGCCAGACGACCCGCAGGGTCGCCGAGGTGCTCAAGGCCGCGGGGAAGAAGGTCGTCGCGATCCGCCACCCCATGCCTTACGGCGATCTCGTCGCCCAGAAGGTCCAGCGCTTCGCCACCATAGAGGATCTGAAGAAGCACAAGTGCACGATCGAGGAGATGGAGGAGTACGAGCCCCACATCGCGCGCGGCGTCATAGTCTATGCCGGCGTCGACTACGAGGCGATCCTCCGCGAGGCGGAGAAGGAGGCCGACGTCATCCTCTGGGACGGCGGCAACAACGACACCTCGTTCTACCGGCCCGACCTGACCATCACCGTCGTCGATCCCCACAGGCCCGGCGACGAGATCTCCTACTACCCCGGCCAGACCAACCTCAGGCTTGCCGACGTGATAGTGATCAACAAGATCGACTCCGCCTACCCCGAGGACGTCAACGAGGTCCGCGGCAACTGCCGCGAGGCCAACCCGAGGGCGACGATCATCGAAGCCGCGAGCCCCGTCTCCGTGGCCAACCCCAACCTCATCCTCGGCCGCAGGGTGCTCGTCGTCGAGGACGGCCCGACCCTGACCCACGGCGACATGGAGTACGGCGCCGGATTCGTGGCGGCCGAGCGCTTCGGGGCCGAGTCGCTCGTCGATCCAAGGCAGTTCGCCGTCGGTTCGATAGCCGAGACCTACGAGAAGTACTACTACGACCGCGAGGAGACGAACGTCCTCCCCGCCATGGGCTACGGCGACGCCCAGATGAAGGACCTCGAAGAGACCATCAGGCGCTGCGACTGCGACAGCGTCATCATCGCCACCCCGATCGACCTCGCGAGGGTCATAAGGATAGACAAGCCGTCGGTCAGGGTGACCTACGACCTCCAGGAGATAGGCAGGCCCGACATCGCCGACGTCCTGAAGGCGTTCACAGGGGTGAAGTAG
- a CDS encoding ferredoxin family protein, with the protein MARKTGQESTGNTPPVDPKAPPAAAQAPEAAACGQGETCSYVHIFQEWCKGCGICVAFCPKHVLEMGRNQKAFVARPGDCIRCYLCARRCPDFAVTITEELERIRQEGAES; encoded by the coding sequence ATGGCCAGGAAGACCGGTCAGGAGAGCACCGGGAACACGCCCCCGGTGGACCCGAAGGCTCCGCCCGCCGCGGCCCAGGCCCCGGAGGCGGCCGCCTGCGGCCAGGGCGAGACCTGCTCGTACGTGCACATCTTCCAGGAATGGTGCAAGGGGTGCGGCATCTGCGTGGCGTTCTGCCCGAAGCACGTGCTCGAGATGGGCAGGAACCAGAAGGCCTTCGTCGCCCGCCCCGGGGACTGCATCAGGTGCTATCTCTGCGCGCGGCGATGCCCCGACTTCGCCGTGACTATAACGGAGGAGCTGGAGCGTATCAGGCAGGAGGGGGCCGAGTCATGA